ACCGTACGACAAATTGCCCCGCCCTAAGGCCCGCGCATGACAATTCCGCTGCTTTCCACCGCTTCAAATCGCCCCGCCGGCACTGCCTCGGACACCCCGTACAAATTTGAACGAACAAAGTGCATGATTGTTCATTGATAAACAACCCCGTTCGCGGCACAACAGGGGCAATCCTGTTTCCCGATGAATGGAAAAAATCATGTCTGCTTCAAACACTGCCGATGCGCCGTTCCGGCTGCGTCGCCCGCTCGTGTTTGCCATGGCCGCTGCAACCGGCATTGCCGTCGCAAACATTTACTACAACCAGCCCATGCTCAATATCATCTCGCATGACCTGCCTGCGGCGTCCTCGCTGATTTCCCCCGTTACGCAGCTGGGCTATGCCCTGGGCCTGTTCCTGCTGGTGCCGCTGGGCGATATGATCAACCGCCGCAAACTGGTGCTGGTGCAGTTTCTCGTCCTTGCGGCTGCCCTAGCACTACTGGCCGGTTCCACCACCACGGCAATGATTGTGGGTGGGTCAATCCTGGTTGGGATGACAGCCACTGTCGCCCAGCAGATCATTCCCTATGCCGCCCATCTAAGTGCGCCGGAAAAACGCGGTGCCACCGTGGGTACCATCATGTCAGGCCTGCTGGCGGGCATTTTGCTCAGCCGGGCAATTGCCGGGTATGTTGCCACTGGTCTTGGCTGGCGGGCGATGTTCATCATTGCGGTCCCGGTCGCCGTAATTGCCGCCATCACCATGTTCACTATGCTGCCCGATGACCGCAAACAGGTCCCAGCAAGCTATCCCAAGCTGATGGGGTCCATGCGCCACCTGTGGCGGGATTATTCCGAACTGCGCCGTGCTGCCCTGACCCAGGCGCTTTTATTTGCCGGTTTTTCGGCTTTCTGGACGGTCCTGCCCTTCCTGCTGGCACAGCCGCAATTCAATATGGGCGCGGAAATTGCCGGTCTGTTTGGTATTGTTGGCATGGTTGGCGTCATGGCCGCCCCCATTGCCGGGCGCCTGGCCGACCATCGCGGCCCACGCATTGTTGTGCGTCTGGGTGTGCTGGTTGCGTTGGCATCCTGGGTTCTGTTTGCCACATCCACC
The window above is part of the Thalassospira marina genome. Proteins encoded here:
- a CDS encoding MFS transporter, coding for MSASNTADAPFRLRRPLVFAMAAATGIAVANIYYNQPMLNIISHDLPAASSLISPVTQLGYALGLFLLVPLGDMINRRKLVLVQFLVLAAALALLAGSTTTAMIVGGSILVGMTATVAQQIIPYAAHLSAPEKRGATVGTIMSGLLAGILLSRAIAGYVATGLGWRAMFIIAVPVAVIAAITMFTMLPDDRKQVPASYPKLMGSMRHLWRDYSELRRAALTQALLFAGFSAFWTVLPFLLAQPQFNMGAEIAGLFGIVGMVGVMAAPIAGRLADHRGPRIVVRLGVLVALASWVLFATSTTITSLVIGVILLDFGMQSALVSNQHIIYSLEPAARARINTIFMATMFLGGAAGSALAIWVWHHGGWINVCEILIAASVLAVIMQVRAPRTIQNAQAN